A genomic window from Colletotrichum destructivum chromosome 7, complete sequence includes:
- a CDS encoding Putative GNAT domain, acyl-CoA N-acyltransferase, protein MAFIRPYKASDFAATGHICRATLPPSLERSEAATRTAPYIWTHQFTLLSPETCHILDDGQGTAVGYCIGCPNVNDLADAYPRYVAEVLEMSPELAGRKPESLETKAPWTLPGTGEVNEEALLQQAFNPTWLVLDEERRDLWGAWRATMHIDLLGPWQGKGWGRKLVESFVESLREADRQKGDGGLERLYGKGVHIGVGGENDKVVPFYEKLGFRVYPTGEKGSIWMTRDIE, encoded by the exons ATGGCATTTATCCGCCCCTACAAGGCGTCCGACTTTGCCGCGACAGGCCACATC TGCCGCGCGACGCTCCCGCCGTCCCTCGAGCGCTCCGAGGCAGCAACCAGAACGGCGCCCTACATCTGGACGCACCAGTTCACGCTCCTGTCCCCGGAGACGTGTcacatcctcgacgacggccagggcACGGCGGTGGGCTACTGCATCGGCTGCcccaacgtcaacgacctggccgacgccTACCCGCGCTACGtggccgaggtgctcgagATGTCGCCGGAGCTCGCGGGGCGGAAGCCCGAGAGCCTCGAGACCAAGGCGCCGTGGACCCTGCCCGGCACGGGCGAGGTCAACGAGGAGGCGCTGTTGCAGCAGGCCTTCAACCCGACGTGGCtggtgctcgacgaggagcgcaGGGACCTGTGGGGCGCGTGGAGGGCCACGATGCACATCGACCTGCTGGGGCCGTGGCAGGGTAAGGGGTGGGGGAGGAAGCTGGTGGAGAGCTTCGTCGAGAGCCTGAGGGAGGCGGACCGGCAGAAGGGCGACGGGGGCCTAGAGAGGCTGTACGGGAAGGGCGTGCACATCGGCGTCGGGGGCGAGAACGACAAGGTGGTGCCGTTCTACGAGAAGCTGGGCTTCCGGGTGTATCCCACCGGGGAGAAGGGCTCGATCTGGATGACGCGGGACATCGAATAG
- a CDS encoding Putative zn(2)Cys(6) fungal-type DNA-binding domain, fungal transcription factor, whose protein sequence is MVGVPGRSKGCNTCRKRKKGCDLQRPTCGQCLKAGIECAGYERKRIFVNVTNPGEAGWVSKALVPVVREVTQAPCLSQSAFEDKIFDLFWEGYMPEAPLCAPGSPIVRFANADWATTVRDLYRTDTALRQSLLALSLGTIGRRDKQQWMIDDGLKFYCDALRELNVALRHPRRRKSDALILASRILGFYELMYGADDRERRGISQAQSWEGHTLGEMALVLQRTPESHMEGQSHSLFSSGRYHLIISHVKRRRRCPLSHPVWKTVPWQTTPKTPKDVLVDIFVDVPGLLEDLDRLRNCEDDAVKERRRSRLVKECWRMDGELQWWLSNLSPQEELQDLMARGLDNPAACDVVVASIMALCWTVSLLTYSTLRLALGATAGLELPERTDPLVYCAKIANIVDVFFHPSAGTFGIQSAPLPIGMALMYLNSSEEGFNSETKWKLLGFFGRTANNGITIGKFLLSTQRDGLAAKTCTPATPDGIRTKAKGWMGVAA, encoded by the exons atggtTGGTGTCCCCGGACGCTCCAAGGGTTGCAACACGTGCCGGAAGCGAAAGAAGGGC TGCGACTTGCAACGCCCTACATGTGGGCAGTGTCTAAAGGCGGGGATCGAGTGCGCGGGCTATGAGAGGAAGCGCATCTTCGTCAACGTCACAAACCCTGGGGAGGCCGGCTGGGTCTCCAAGGCGCTGGTCCCCGTTGTCCGAGAAGTCACTCAGGCGCCCTGCCTGTCTCAGTCCGCCTTCGAAGATAAGATATTCGATCTGTTCTGGGAAGGTTACATGCCTGAAGCCCCGCTGTGTGCCCCCGGAAGTCCCATCGTGAGGTTTGCCAACGCAGACTGGGCGACGACAGTCCGCGACCTCTACCGCACCGACACGGCGCTGCGGCAGAGCCTGTTGGCGCTGAGTCTTGGGACCATCGGCCGGCGAGACAAGCAGCAGTGGAtgatcgacgacggcctcaaGTTCTACTGCGATGCCTTGAGAGAGCTGAACGTGGCCCTGCGACACCCGAGGAGACGGAAGTCGGACGCCTTGATCTTGGCATCCAGGATCCTTGGCTTCTACGAG CTCATGTATGGAGCCGACGATAGAGAGCGACGCGGCATCTCGCAAGCCCAGAGCTGGGAAGGCCATACGCTAGGCGAGATGGCCCTGGTGTTGCAACGGACTCCCGAATCACACATGGAGGGACAATCGCACAGCTTGTTCTCATCGGGACGGTATCATCTG ATCATCTCGCACGTCAAGCGCAGACGCAGATGTCCGCTCAGCCACCCCGTTTGGAAGACGGTCCCATGGCAGACCACCCCAAAGACCCCAAAGGACGTCCTGGTCGACATCTTCGTCGATGTGCccggccttctcgaagacCTGGATCGCCTGAGGAACTGCGAGGATGACGCCGTCAAAGAgcgacggcgcagcaggctCGTCAAGGAATGCTGGCGCATGGACGGAGAGCTCCAGTGGTGGCTGAGCAACCTGAGCCCCCAGGAAGAACTCCAAGATCTCATGGCCAGAGGCCTCGACAACCCGGCCGCCTGCGATGTTGTCGTTGCTTCCATCATGGCTCTGTGCTGGACCGTTTCCCTCCTCACGTACAGCACTCTCCGTCTCGCACTCGGCGCAacggccggcctcgagctgccCGAGCGGACCGATCCCCTCGTCTACTGCGCCAAGATTGCCAACATTGTCgacgtcttcttccaccctTCGGCGGGAACCTTTGGCATCCAGTCCGCGCCCCTGCCGATCGGCATGGCTTTGATGTACCTCAACTCGTCCGAGGAAGGGTTCAATTCCGAGACCAAGTGGAAGctgctcggcttctttgGGCGCACGGCGAACAACGGCATCACCATTGGCAAGTTCCTTCTCAGCACCCAGAGGGACGGGCTGGCGGCCAAGACATGCACGCCGGCCACGCCCGATGGGATCAGGACCAAGGCgaagggatggatgggggtTGCGGCGTAG
- a CDS encoding Putative VWA-Hint protein, Vwaint, with product MVKKWFSRSSIEADPALVSRADSTKSDISTWTTTSTTIQGDTLPEDDVALSIHPLPSKDGLIAKITPPKQPVKPIVHVPCDIVLVIDVSGSMGCNAPVPANPGEETENYGLSVLDLVKHAARTILETMDDGDRLGIVTFASKAKVVQKLTPMNKKNKALAEKNINGMRPIDATNLWHGLVEGIKLFNAGGEVNTGRVPAVMVLTDGMPNHMCPVQGYVPKLRGMEQLPASIHTFGFGYSLRSGLLKSIAEIGGGNYSFIPDAGMIGTVFVHAMANLQATYAINATLRLTFDASVDLQETSGDSVVKQEALTLPDEDGEPKQLSICLGNIQYGQSRDIFLQATTTGPEGLTPQGSIIKAVVEYSRMTSTVHRQTAEQSLLVPTTLPESEIAYHLSRSKICSFLSSIIPIREDGEHEAKSHISLGLAVREQLDSLIRDLPANKFPSDPQNRSLIEDLAGEQPKGQISLALTNREYYNKWGTHYLPSLLNAHTRQICNTFKDPGPLRYGVDSPLFIACRDRLDAAFDNLPAPTPSNEHMATHRGRVNMSSYNSSSGVCFVSSTPVQLASGRTVPIRALRRGAAVQTPSGRRRVVAVLKTPVRREMMCRVGSLVVTPWHPLSLDGGKTWVFPASVAERPVRYTGCIYSVLLQPNRDPNAHAMNVAGYWGVTLGHGLVAGQDARAHAFFGDYSKVMASLRTLGIERKGVAVGGGVVRDPRTGLVRGFKSHKQREGVTVRKWKKVGCAV from the exons ATG GTCAAAAAGTGGTTTTCCCGAAGCTCTATCGAGGCTGATCCGGCTCTCGTCTCACGGGCCGATTCGACCAAGTCGGACATCTCAACATGGACGACCACCAGCACCACGATCCAGGGAGATACGCTGCCCGAAGATGATGTGGCGCTCTCTATCCACCCGCTTCCCTCCAAGGATGGCCTCATCGCCAAGATCACGCCGCCGAAGCAGCCTGTGAAGCCCATCGTCCACGTACCCTGCGACATCGTCCTGGTCATCGACGTGTCGGGCAGCATGGGCTGCAACGCCCCGGTCCCCGCCAAcccgggcgaggagacggagaacTACGGCCTGTCGGTGCTGGACCTCGTCAAGCACGCCGCGCGCACCATCCTCGAGACCATGGACGACGGGGACCGGCTCGGCATCGTGACCTTTGcctccaaggccaaggtcgtcCAGAAGCTGACGCCCAtgaacaagaagaacaaggcgCTCGCGGAGAAGAACATCAACGGCATGCGGCCGATCGACGCGACGAACCTGTGgcacggcctcgtcgagggcatcaagCTGTTCAAcgctggcggcgaggtcaacaCAGGAAGGGTTCCGGCCGTCATGGTGTTGACGGACGGGATGCCGAACCACAT GTGTCCCGTTCAGGGTTATGTGCCCAAGTTGCGCGGCATGGAACAGCTGCCCGCCTCCATACACACGTTTGGCTTCGGATACTCTCTGAGGTCCGGTCTGCTGAAGTCCATTGCCGAGATTGGCGGCGGTAATTACTCCTTCATCCCGGATGCCGGCATGATT GGGACCGTTTTCGTCCACGCCATGGCCAACTTGCAGGCAACCTACGCCATCAATGCCACCCTCCGCCTCACCTTTGATGCCTCTGTCGATCTGCAGGAGACAAGCGGCGATTCTGTTGTCAAGCAGGAGGCTCTGACTCTtcccgacgaggacggcgagcccaAGCAGCTTTCGATATGCCTAGGGAACATCCAATACGGTCAATCGCGAGACATTTTCCTGCaggccaccaccaccggccCCGAGGGTCTCACGCCGCAAGGTTCAATCATTAAGGCGGTGGTCGAGTATTCTCGAATGACCAGCACCGTTCACAGGCAAACGGCCGAGCAGTCACTCCTCGTCCCGACAACCCTCCCGGAGTCCGAGATCGCCTACCACCTCTCTCGCTCCAAGATCTgctccttcctctcctccatcatccccatccgcgaggacggcgagcacgAGGCCAAGAGCCACATCTCGCTGGGGCTGGCGGTCAGGGAGCAGCTCGACAGCCTCATCAGGGACCTCCCCGCGAACAAGTTCCCCTCTGATCCCCAAAACAGGTCCCTGATCGAGGACCTTGCGGGCGAGCAGCCAAAGGGGCAGATCTCCCTCGCCCTGACGAACCGTGAGTACTACAACAAATGGGGCACCCACTACCTCCCATCGCTCCTCAACGCGCACACCCGCCAGATCTGCAACACGTTCAAGGACCCCGGCCCGCTGCGGTACGGCGTCGATAGCCCGCTGTTCATAGCGTGCCGGGACCGGCTCGACGCCGCGTTCGACAACCTgcccgcgccgacgccgtcgaacGAGCACATGGCGACCCACCGCGGCCGGGTGAATATGAGCTCGTACAATAGCTCGTCCGGCGTGTGCTtcgtctcgtcgacgcccgtcCAGCTGGCCTCGGGCCGGACGGTCCCCATCAGAGCGCTCCGCCGGGGCGCGGCGGTCCAGACGCCCtcgggccggcgccgcgtcgtcgccgtgctCAAGACGCCGGTGCGGCGGGAGATGATGTGCCGCGTCGGAAGCCTGGTCGTCACGCCCTGGCACCCGCTgtccctcgacggcggcaagaccTGGGTGTTCCCCGCGAGCGTTGCGGAGCGGCCTGTAAGGTACACGGGGTGCATCTACTCCGTCCTGCTGCAGCCGAACCGGGACCCGAACGCCCATGCCATGAACGTCGCAGGGTACTGGGGTGTCACGCTGGGGCACGGGCTCGTCGCCGGACAGGACGCGAGGGCGCACGCCTTCTTTGGTGACTACAGCAAGGTTATGGCGAGTCTGAGGACGTTGGGCATTGAGAGGAAGGGCGTTGCTGTTGGCGGAGGCGTGGTTAGGGATCCGAGGACTGGCTTGGTCCGCGGCTTCAAGTCACATAAGCAACGGGAGGGGGTTACCGTTCGGAAGTGGAAGAAGGTCGGCTGCGCTGTTTAG